The following coding sequences lie in one Pseudomonas svalbardensis genomic window:
- a CDS encoding SulP family inorganic anion transporter yields MKPIRLRADVLAGLTTSFALLPECIAFALVAHLNPLMGLYGAFIICTLTALFGGRPGMVSGAAGSMAVVIVALVVQHGVQYLLATVLLGGLIMLAFGLLKLGKLVRMVPHPVMLGFVNGLAIIIALAQLEHFKSGDVWLSGTPLYLMAGLVAVTMAIVYLLPRLTRAVPPALVAILSVGLAVYLLGLPTRTLGDMAHIAGGLPTFALPDIPWSLETLCIIAPYAILMALVGLLETLLTLNLTDEITESRGFPDRECVALGAANMVSGVLGGMGGCAMIGQTVINLSSGGRGRLSGVVAGVMILLFILFLSPWIERIPLAALVGVMFVVSQQTFAWASLRVVNKVPLNDVLVIIAVTVITVFTDLATAVLCGIIIAALNFAWQQARELYADSHLEVDGSKLYHLHGTLFFASTTPFLNQFDPANDPPVVTIDCRHLSFVDYSAIAALKMLRERYAKAGKHLRVLHLSERCKKLLKRARVNHD; encoded by the coding sequence ATGAAACCCATACGTCTGCGCGCCGATGTCCTGGCCGGGCTCACCACGTCTTTCGCTCTTCTACCCGAATGCATCGCCTTCGCGCTGGTTGCTCACCTCAATCCATTGATGGGGCTTTACGGCGCTTTCATCATTTGCACCCTGACCGCGCTGTTCGGTGGACGGCCGGGCATGGTGTCCGGCGCCGCCGGGTCGATGGCGGTGGTGATCGTTGCGTTGGTGGTGCAGCACGGTGTGCAGTACTTGCTGGCCACCGTGCTGCTGGGTGGGTTGATCATGCTGGCGTTCGGGTTGCTGAAACTTGGCAAGCTGGTGCGCATGGTGCCGCACCCGGTGATGCTCGGCTTTGTCAACGGCCTGGCGATCATCATTGCCCTGGCGCAGCTGGAACACTTCAAGAGCGGTGACGTCTGGCTCAGCGGCACGCCGCTGTACCTGATGGCGGGGCTGGTTGCCGTGACGATGGCCATCGTTTACTTGCTGCCGCGCCTGACGCGCGCCGTGCCGCCGGCGCTGGTGGCGATTCTGAGTGTTGGTCTGGCGGTTTATCTGCTCGGTCTGCCGACCCGCACCTTGGGCGACATGGCGCACATCGCCGGCGGCTTGCCGACGTTTGCGCTGCCAGACATCCCCTGGAGCCTGGAAACCCTGTGCATCATCGCGCCCTACGCGATATTGATGGCGTTGGTCGGCTTGCTGGAAACCCTGCTGACCTTGAACCTGACCGACGAGATCACCGAGAGCCGTGGCTTCCCGGATCGTGAGTGCGTGGCGCTGGGTGCGGCCAATATGGTCTCCGGCGTATTGGGTGGCATGGGCGGCTGCGCCATGATCGGCCAGACGGTGATCAACCTCAGTTCCGGCGGTCGCGGTCGGCTGTCTGGTGTAGTGGCCGGGGTGATGATTTTGCTTTTCATATTGTTTTTGTCACCGTGGATCGAGCGTATCCCGCTGGCCGCATTGGTTGGGGTGATGTTTGTGGTGTCGCAGCAGACCTTCGCCTGGGCCTCGTTGCGGGTAGTGAACAAGGTGCCGCTGAACGACGTGTTGGTGATCATCGCGGTAACGGTCATTACGGTGTTCACCGATCTGGCCACCGCCGTGCTCTGCGGGATCATCATTGCGGCGCTCAACTTTGCCTGGCAGCAGGCCCGCGAGCTCTATGCCGACAGTCATCTTGAAGTCGACGGCAGCAAGCTCTACCACCTGCATGGCACGCTGTTCTTCGCCTCGACTACGCCTTTTCTCAACCAGTTCGACCCCGCCAACGACCCACCCGTAGTGACGATCGATTGTCGCCATCTGAGCTTCGTCGACTACTCGGCGATAGCCGCGCTAAAAATGCTGCGTGAACGCTACGCCAAGGCCGGCAAGCACCTGCGTGTGCTGCACTTGTCCGAACGCTGTAAGAAGCTGCTCAAGCGCGCCCGCGTGAATCACGACTAA